The Raphanus sativus cultivar WK10039 unplaced genomic scaffold, ASM80110v3 Scaffold1696, whole genome shotgun sequence genome has a segment encoding these proteins:
- the LOC108843291 gene encoding thiol-disulfide oxidoreductase LTO1 isoform X1, with product MMMARFIPVSSCQFCFGFRELPPSSSSLYPRRFEVSNRRFPIKCSSSEPEYGVDSSPSLSSSSSSSSSTSEVSINSSTYNWFTGLGGIGMLDTAYLTYLKLTGSDAFCPVGGGTCGDVLNSDYAVVFGVPLPVIGFAMYGLVTALSAQLGEDNLPFGISKTNGRFALFAITTTMASSSAYFLYILSTKLSGSSCLYCLVSAFLSFTLFFLTSKDVKLQKIQQVVGLQICLALIVVASLTASYSTAQPILSSTRDIELPYYSTEITTSSSPYAIALAKHLNSIGAKMYGAFWCSHCLEQKEMFGREAAKLLNYVECFPQGYKKGTKIFKACSDVGIEGFPTWMINGQVLSGEVELAELAEMSGFSLDQMSQK from the exons atgaTGATGGCGAGGTTTATCCCTGTGTCGTCTTGTCAGTTTTGTTTCGGCTTCCGTGAGCTTCctccttcttcgtcttctctttaTCCGAGACGTTTCGAG GTCTCTAACCGGAGATTCCCGATCAAATGCTCGTCGTCTGAGCCGGAATACGGTGTAGATTCTTCGCCGTCGCTGTCTTCCTCCTCATCATCGTCGTCGTCAACAAGTGAAGTATCTATTAACAGTTCGACGTACAACTGGTTCACCGGACTCGGCGGTATCGGGATGTTAGACACCGCGTATTTAACCTACCTGAAACTGACCGGCTCCGATGCATTTTGCCCCGTTGGTGGTGGTACTTGTGGCGATGTCTTGAACAGCGATTATGCCGTTGTTTTTG GTGTTCCTCTGCCAGTGATTGGGTTTGCTATGTATGGCTTAGTAACAGCTTTAAGTGCGCAGCTTGGGGAAGATAATTTACCCTTTGGAATCAGTAAGACTAATGGGCGTTTTGCGTTATTTGCGATCACTACTACAATGGCATCTTCTAGTGCGTACTTCCTGTATATCCTTAGCACGAAACTTTCGGGATCATCGTGCCTGTATTGTCTGGTGTCTGCTTTCCTATCGTTTACTCTATTTTTCCTCACTTCAAAG GATGTGAAGTTGCAAAAGATACAGCAAGTTGTTGGATTGCAGATATGCTTGGCACTCATTGTAGTTGCCTCCTTGACTGCTTCATATAGTACTGCTCAACCAATCCTTTCAAG CACACGTGACATTGAGCTGCCATATTATTCAACAGAGATCACTACATCATCGAGTCCATATGCTATTGCTTTAGCAAAACACCTAAACTCCATTGGAGCTAAAATGTATGGAGCATTCTGGTGTTCTCACTGCTTAGAGCAAAAAGAG ATGTTTGGAAGAGAAGCGGCAAAACTACTGAATTACGTGGAATGTTTTCCCCAAGGCTATAAGAAAGGAACTAAGATATTCAAGGCATGTTCAGATGTTGGGATCGAGGGATTCCCGACATGGATGATTAATGGTCAG GTCTTAAGCGGAGAAGTAGAACTCGCTGAACTAGCGGAGATGTCTGGATTCAGCCTTGATCAG ATGAGCCAAAAATAA
- the LOC130504606 gene encoding senescence-associated protein DIN1-like isoform X1: MESTLNTAARIRSWSSVISPPLQVCESFKWKLPKATRRVVSVADRQNSNFRWRKVTTGRANVAAEAARVPTSVPVRVARELAQAGYKYLDVRTPDEFSIGHPCSAINVPYMYRVGSGMVKNPSFLRQVSSHFRKHDEIIIGCESGERSLMASTELLTAGFTGVTDIAGGYVAWTENELPVEE, translated from the exons atggagtCTACTTTAAACACTGCCGCACGAATCAGGAGCTGGTCATCGGTCATATCTCCACCTCTACAAGTGTGTGAATCTTTCAAGTGGAAGCTACCAAAGGCAACAAGAAGAGTCGTCAGTGTTGCAGATCGTCAGAACTCAAACTTTCGATG GAGGAAAGTAACAACAGGCAGAGCAAATGTTGCGGCGGAAGCAGCTAGAGTTCCGACATCAGTACCGGTGAGAGTTGCGCGGGAGCTAGCTCAAGCAGGATACAAATATCTCGACGTGAGGACACCAGATGAGTTCAGTATCGGACATCCGTGTAGTGCTATTAACGTGCCTTACATGTACAGAGTCGGATCAG GAATGGTTAAGAACCCGAGTTTTCTAAGGCAGGTATCGTCTCATTTCAGGAAACACGACGAGATCATCATC GGTTGTGAGAGCGGAGAAAGATCTCTCATGGCTTCCACTGAACTTCTCACTGCT GGCTTCACCGGGGTTACAGACATTGCTGGAGGGTACGTTGCCTGGACAGAGAATGAACTACCAGTAGAAGagtga
- the LOC108843291 gene encoding thiol-disulfide oxidoreductase LTO1 isoform X2, with translation MMMARFIPVSSCQFCFGFRELPPSSSSLYPRRFEVSNRRFPIKCSSSEPEYGVDSSPSLSSSSSSSSSTSEVSINSSTYNWFTGLGGIGMLDTAYLTYLKLTGSDAFCPVGGGTCGDVLNSDYAVVFGVPLPVIGFAMYGLVTALSAQLGEDNLPFGISKTNGRFALFAITTTMASSSAYFLYILSTKLSGSSCLYCLVSAFLSFTLFFLTSKDVKLQKIQQVVGLQICLALIVVASLTASYSTAQPILSSTRDIELPYYSTEITTSSSPYAIALAKHLNSIGAKMYGAFWCSHCLEQKEMFGREAAKLLNYVECFPQGYKKGTKIFKACSDVGIEGFPTWMINGQVLSGEVELAELAEMSGFSLDQAK, from the exons atgaTGATGGCGAGGTTTATCCCTGTGTCGTCTTGTCAGTTTTGTTTCGGCTTCCGTGAGCTTCctccttcttcgtcttctctttaTCCGAGACGTTTCGAG GTCTCTAACCGGAGATTCCCGATCAAATGCTCGTCGTCTGAGCCGGAATACGGTGTAGATTCTTCGCCGTCGCTGTCTTCCTCCTCATCATCGTCGTCGTCAACAAGTGAAGTATCTATTAACAGTTCGACGTACAACTGGTTCACCGGACTCGGCGGTATCGGGATGTTAGACACCGCGTATTTAACCTACCTGAAACTGACCGGCTCCGATGCATTTTGCCCCGTTGGTGGTGGTACTTGTGGCGATGTCTTGAACAGCGATTATGCCGTTGTTTTTG GTGTTCCTCTGCCAGTGATTGGGTTTGCTATGTATGGCTTAGTAACAGCTTTAAGTGCGCAGCTTGGGGAAGATAATTTACCCTTTGGAATCAGTAAGACTAATGGGCGTTTTGCGTTATTTGCGATCACTACTACAATGGCATCTTCTAGTGCGTACTTCCTGTATATCCTTAGCACGAAACTTTCGGGATCATCGTGCCTGTATTGTCTGGTGTCTGCTTTCCTATCGTTTACTCTATTTTTCCTCACTTCAAAG GATGTGAAGTTGCAAAAGATACAGCAAGTTGTTGGATTGCAGATATGCTTGGCACTCATTGTAGTTGCCTCCTTGACTGCTTCATATAGTACTGCTCAACCAATCCTTTCAAG CACACGTGACATTGAGCTGCCATATTATTCAACAGAGATCACTACATCATCGAGTCCATATGCTATTGCTTTAGCAAAACACCTAAACTCCATTGGAGCTAAAATGTATGGAGCATTCTGGTGTTCTCACTGCTTAGAGCAAAAAGAG ATGTTTGGAAGAGAAGCGGCAAAACTACTGAATTACGTGGAATGTTTTCCCCAAGGCTATAAGAAAGGAACTAAGATATTCAAGGCATGTTCAGATGTTGGGATCGAGGGATTCCCGACATGGATGATTAATGGTCAG GTCTTAAGCGGAGAAGTAGAACTCGCTGAACTAGCGGAGATGTCTGGATTCAGCCTTGATCAGGCAAAATGA
- the LOC130504606 gene encoding senescence-associated protein DIN1-like isoform X2 — translation MESTLNTAARIRSWSSVISPPLQVCESFKWKLPKATRRVVSVADRQNSNFRWRKVTTGRANVAAEAARVPTSVPVRVARELAQAGYKYLDVRTPDEFSIGHPCSAINVPYMYRVGSGMVKNPSFLRQVSSHFRKHDEIIIGCESGERSLMASTELLTAVRLHRGYRHCWRVRCLDRE, via the exons atggagtCTACTTTAAACACTGCCGCACGAATCAGGAGCTGGTCATCGGTCATATCTCCACCTCTACAAGTGTGTGAATCTTTCAAGTGGAAGCTACCAAAGGCAACAAGAAGAGTCGTCAGTGTTGCAGATCGTCAGAACTCAAACTTTCGATG GAGGAAAGTAACAACAGGCAGAGCAAATGTTGCGGCGGAAGCAGCTAGAGTTCCGACATCAGTACCGGTGAGAGTTGCGCGGGAGCTAGCTCAAGCAGGATACAAATATCTCGACGTGAGGACACCAGATGAGTTCAGTATCGGACATCCGTGTAGTGCTATTAACGTGCCTTACATGTACAGAGTCGGATCAG GAATGGTTAAGAACCCGAGTTTTCTAAGGCAGGTATCGTCTCATTTCAGGAAACACGACGAGATCATCATC GGTTGTGAGAGCGGAGAAAGATCTCTCATGGCTTCCACTGAACTTCTCACTGCTGTAA GGCTTCACCGGGGTTACAGACATTGCTGGAGGGTACGTTGCCTGGACAGAGAATGA
- the LOC108843291 gene encoding thiol-disulfide oxidoreductase LTO1 isoform X3 produces MMMARFIPVSSCQFCFGFRELPPSSSSLYPRRFEVSNRRFPIKCSSSEPEYGVDSSPSLSSSSSSSSSTSEVSINSSTYNWFTGLGGIGMLDTAYLTYLKLTGSDAFCPVGGGTCGDVLNSDYAVVFGVPLPVIGFAMYGLVTALSAQLGEDNLPFGISKTNGRFALFAITTTMASSSAYFLYILSTKLSGSSCLYCLVSAFLSFTLFFLTSKDVKLQKIQQVVGLQICLALIVVASLTASYSTAQPILSSTRDIELPYYSTEITTSSSPYAIALAKHLNSIGAKMYGAFWCSHCLEQKEMFGREAAKLLNYVECFPQGYKKGTKIFKACSDVGIEGFPTWMINGQMSQK; encoded by the exons atgaTGATGGCGAGGTTTATCCCTGTGTCGTCTTGTCAGTTTTGTTTCGGCTTCCGTGAGCTTCctccttcttcgtcttctctttaTCCGAGACGTTTCGAG GTCTCTAACCGGAGATTCCCGATCAAATGCTCGTCGTCTGAGCCGGAATACGGTGTAGATTCTTCGCCGTCGCTGTCTTCCTCCTCATCATCGTCGTCGTCAACAAGTGAAGTATCTATTAACAGTTCGACGTACAACTGGTTCACCGGACTCGGCGGTATCGGGATGTTAGACACCGCGTATTTAACCTACCTGAAACTGACCGGCTCCGATGCATTTTGCCCCGTTGGTGGTGGTACTTGTGGCGATGTCTTGAACAGCGATTATGCCGTTGTTTTTG GTGTTCCTCTGCCAGTGATTGGGTTTGCTATGTATGGCTTAGTAACAGCTTTAAGTGCGCAGCTTGGGGAAGATAATTTACCCTTTGGAATCAGTAAGACTAATGGGCGTTTTGCGTTATTTGCGATCACTACTACAATGGCATCTTCTAGTGCGTACTTCCTGTATATCCTTAGCACGAAACTTTCGGGATCATCGTGCCTGTATTGTCTGGTGTCTGCTTTCCTATCGTTTACTCTATTTTTCCTCACTTCAAAG GATGTGAAGTTGCAAAAGATACAGCAAGTTGTTGGATTGCAGATATGCTTGGCACTCATTGTAGTTGCCTCCTTGACTGCTTCATATAGTACTGCTCAACCAATCCTTTCAAG CACACGTGACATTGAGCTGCCATATTATTCAACAGAGATCACTACATCATCGAGTCCATATGCTATTGCTTTAGCAAAACACCTAAACTCCATTGGAGCTAAAATGTATGGAGCATTCTGGTGTTCTCACTGCTTAGAGCAAAAAGAG ATGTTTGGAAGAGAAGCGGCAAAACTACTGAATTACGTGGAATGTTTTCCCCAAGGCTATAAGAAAGGAACTAAGATATTCAAGGCATGTTCAGATGTTGGGATCGAGGGATTCCCGACATGGATGATTAATGGTCAG ATGAGCCAAAAATAA